Proteins from one Oscillatoria nigro-viridis PCC 7112 genomic window:
- a CDS encoding ABC transporter ATP-binding protein: MANVRLENITRRYQNVTAIENISFKIPDGEFWVLVGPSGCGKSTIMRTIAGLETATSGNLYIGDNLVNNIPARQRDVAMVFQNYALYPHMTVAENLAFGLRMRNVDPTKIQERVETVARSLSIDHLLKRKPKQLSGGQQQRVALGRAIAREPKVFLLDEPLSNLDAQLRDDTRAELKQLHQRLGITTIYVTHDQVEAMTLADKIVVLNGGKIQQIGDPQSIYAKPANRMVATFLGNPAMNILPAIYTNESFQVGNQALACPPSIQKKLQAREGQGFDLGIRPENIEIFTPQTVEDDDLKTDVWALEKVPLDVEVKVVEPLGRETLIRASLPLLSAETTLQLQIPASVRLRSSSRASLTGDRLTVQLDFDRLFIFDPSTGEALYP, from the coding sequence ATGGCAAATGTTCGCTTAGAAAATATTACCCGACGCTACCAAAACGTCACCGCGATCGAAAACATCAGCTTCAAAATCCCGGACGGGGAATTTTGGGTATTAGTCGGGCCATCCGGCTGCGGTAAATCCACAATTATGCGGACAATTGCTGGCTTAGAAACCGCAACTTCCGGCAATCTTTACATCGGAGATAATTTAGTTAACAACATTCCGGCGAGACAGCGGGATGTAGCAATGGTGTTTCAAAATTACGCGCTTTACCCGCACATGACTGTCGCAGAAAACCTGGCTTTTGGATTGCGGATGCGGAATGTTGACCCGACTAAAATTCAAGAACGAGTCGAAACAGTCGCCCGATCGCTCTCGATCGACCACCTCCTCAAGCGTAAGCCCAAACAGCTATCAGGCGGACAGCAGCAGCGGGTAGCACTCGGAAGGGCGATCGCCCGCGAACCGAAAGTATTCCTTTTAGATGAACCGCTTTCTAACCTCGACGCTCAACTGCGAGATGACACTAGAGCCGAACTCAAACAACTGCATCAACGGCTGGGAATTACCACAATTTACGTCACCCACGACCAAGTGGAAGCGATGACTTTAGCTGATAAAATTGTAGTTTTAAATGGGGGAAAAATTCAACAAATTGGAGACCCCCAAAGCATTTATGCCAAACCAGCTAACCGCATGGTTGCCACATTTTTAGGCAATCCCGCCATGAACATTTTGCCTGCAATTTATACTAACGAATCCTTTCAAGTAGGAAATCAAGCTTTAGCCTGTCCGCCCTCGATTCAGAAAAAATTGCAGGCGAGAGAAGGACAAGGATTTGATTTGGGCATCCGTCCAGAAAATATAGAAATCTTTACGCCACAAACAGTAGAAGATGATGATTTGAAAACCGATGTTTGGGCATTAGAAAAAGTCCCCCTCGATGTAGAGGTAAAAGTAGTGGAACCTCTGGGGCGAGAAACTTTAATTCGGGCGAGTTTGCCGTTGTTGAGTGCTGAAACTACTCTACAGTTACAAATACCTGCGAGTGTTCGCTTGCGATCCTCTTCGAGGGCTTCGCTAACGGGCGATCGGCTGACGGTACAGCTTGACTTCGATCGACTATTTATATTTGACCCTTCCACCGGCGAGGCGCTGTACCCTTAA